The following proteins are co-located in the Polystyrenella longa genome:
- the mfd gene encoding transcription-repair coupling factor, whose translation MTTRQELSQLVPLIQDTPNFTDVVAALHQGNSGAIDGAWGSSSALSAAALSKECQGTLLVVLPRLNEVDDFALDLAGFVNATPFIFPAWESSPAEHDVTDSIFGGRLRLLRQLEDQSPSLVVTSLTALIQPVPSRETRQAGTCTLSVGDDLDLDPFLNWLVEQGFLRVAAITAPGEFSLHGGILDIYPADTVEPLRVELFGDEIESIRAFDPETQRKTEDLPSASFTLIKPLQTEQSESAESQKDKSSVRPASILEGSLFDSLPEKSWVVFVELEDAISEARHYLTRLDDPRGLFSVEATLERATSSPSVTIARISADSYETSCHLQVESIERFGGPRSEVLLELASITDKTERVLIACHNEGEQERLTELLEESELTFGQGITLCLGRIQHGFRLVRNRLIVLSDHELFGRSDLHRGKQKRRWESRAIDSFLDLKEGDLVVHLANGIGRFRGIHQLDKEGQVEEHLQLEFRDNVKVYVPVSLIHLVQKYVGSAKVSPKLSKLGTTSWNRKKEQVTQAVTDLASDMLRMQALRTNQTGFEFPPDSHYQKEFEALFPYEETPDQLTSIVEVKHDMRSPQPMDRLICGDVGYGKTEIAMRAAFKAIDAGKQVAMLVPTTVLAEQHFRSFSERMAEFPVTLEVISRFRTKRQQRDILERLARGQVDMIIGTHRLVQKDVRIKNLGLIIVDEEQRFGVEHKEMLKQLRLAVDVLTLSATPIPRTLHMSLLGIRDISNLTTPPPDRQAIETRISRFDPELIRSAIVRELNRGGQVYFVHNRVKDIHTIADRLLSIVPEARIGIGHGQMKGDELEEVMLDFVNHKIDILLSTTIIESGVDIPNANTMFIHQAGNYGLADMHQLRGRVGRYKHRAYCYLLLEEGKILTTTSAKRLKAIEEYSELGAGFKIAMRDLEIRGAGNIIGTEQSGHIASVGYELYCQLLENAVRHIRNEPVREHRHVNIDLPVSAYLENSYIPPGRPKIEVYRKLSMVQTLEELEQLQEEIRDRFGPLTESTHRLFELKHLEVLARQWDIGSIYLEQRFAVFKYKHAIKIEQLKERHGRTFRVADRNTAYWVLSDRNLTEEALLQELKSVLQ comes from the coding sequence ATGACGACCAGGCAAGAGCTATCGCAGCTCGTGCCTCTCATTCAAGATACACCCAATTTCACAGACGTTGTCGCCGCCCTGCATCAAGGTAACAGTGGGGCAATAGACGGCGCCTGGGGTTCTTCGTCCGCGCTGTCCGCGGCAGCTCTGAGCAAAGAGTGCCAAGGCACACTTCTAGTCGTTTTGCCCCGCCTGAATGAGGTTGATGACTTCGCTCTCGACCTCGCTGGCTTCGTCAATGCCACTCCCTTTATCTTTCCCGCCTGGGAGTCCTCCCCCGCAGAACACGACGTCACTGACTCGATATTTGGTGGTCGATTGCGACTTCTGCGACAACTCGAAGACCAATCTCCATCGCTCGTTGTCACCAGCTTAACGGCCTTAATTCAACCCGTTCCCAGCCGAGAAACGCGTCAAGCCGGGACCTGCACCCTCAGTGTTGGAGACGATCTGGATCTCGATCCATTTCTTAATTGGTTGGTAGAACAGGGTTTTCTACGAGTTGCAGCAATTACGGCTCCGGGCGAGTTCTCCCTGCATGGGGGAATTCTCGATATTTATCCCGCCGATACTGTCGAACCTCTGCGGGTCGAACTTTTTGGCGACGAAATTGAAAGCATTCGCGCCTTCGATCCGGAAACGCAGCGCAAAACGGAAGACTTGCCATCCGCCTCATTCACGTTGATTAAGCCACTTCAAACTGAACAATCGGAAAGTGCCGAGAGCCAGAAAGACAAATCGTCGGTCCGACCTGCTTCGATCCTGGAAGGGAGTCTATTTGATTCCCTTCCAGAGAAGTCTTGGGTCGTCTTCGTAGAGTTGGAAGACGCGATTAGTGAAGCACGACACTACCTCACCCGCCTGGATGACCCCCGCGGCCTGTTCAGTGTCGAAGCGACATTGGAACGGGCAACTTCCTCTCCCTCCGTAACGATTGCCCGTATTTCGGCTGACAGTTATGAAACATCCTGCCACCTGCAGGTCGAATCGATCGAACGATTCGGCGGTCCGCGCAGCGAAGTTCTCCTGGAACTTGCATCGATCACCGACAAAACCGAACGCGTTTTGATTGCCTGTCACAATGAAGGTGAACAGGAGAGGTTGACTGAATTACTGGAAGAGTCCGAACTGACATTCGGTCAAGGAATTACTCTTTGTCTCGGTCGCATCCAGCATGGCTTCCGGCTCGTTCGAAATCGGTTAATTGTCCTCAGTGATCATGAGTTGTTTGGAAGGTCTGACCTCCACCGAGGCAAGCAGAAACGTCGCTGGGAATCACGAGCGATCGACAGCTTTCTTGATCTCAAAGAAGGCGATCTTGTCGTCCATCTGGCTAACGGAATCGGACGCTTTCGCGGGATCCACCAGCTCGATAAAGAGGGTCAAGTCGAAGAACATTTGCAGTTAGAGTTTCGGGACAACGTAAAAGTTTACGTACCCGTATCGCTGATTCACCTCGTTCAGAAATATGTCGGTAGTGCAAAGGTCTCCCCTAAACTTTCCAAACTGGGAACGACCAGTTGGAACCGTAAAAAAGAACAAGTCACCCAAGCCGTCACAGACCTGGCCAGCGATATGCTTCGTATGCAGGCGTTGCGCACCAACCAAACCGGTTTTGAATTTCCTCCGGACAGTCACTATCAGAAAGAGTTTGAAGCCCTTTTTCCCTATGAGGAAACTCCCGACCAACTGACCTCCATCGTCGAGGTCAAGCATGATATGCGATCGCCGCAACCCATGGACCGTTTGATATGCGGTGACGTGGGATATGGCAAAACTGAAATTGCGATGCGAGCTGCATTTAAAGCGATCGATGCTGGAAAACAGGTAGCGATGCTCGTACCCACGACTGTCCTTGCGGAGCAGCATTTTCGTTCCTTCTCGGAACGTATGGCCGAGTTTCCCGTCACACTGGAAGTCATTTCCCGATTTCGGACCAAACGACAACAGCGCGACATTCTGGAGAGGCTTGCACGTGGCCAGGTCGATATGATCATCGGCACGCATCGTCTGGTGCAGAAGGATGTTCGTATCAAAAATCTTGGTTTGATTATCGTCGATGAAGAACAGCGATTCGGTGTCGAACATAAAGAGATGCTGAAGCAACTTCGGCTGGCGGTGGATGTACTCACCTTAAGTGCGACGCCTATTCCGCGAACATTGCACATGTCACTTCTTGGTATCCGTGACATTTCTAACCTGACTACCCCACCGCCCGACCGACAGGCAATTGAAACGCGTATTTCCCGATTCGATCCCGAATTGATCCGGTCAGCAATAGTGCGTGAACTGAACCGAGGAGGCCAGGTTTATTTCGTTCACAATCGGGTAAAAGATATCCACACGATTGCCGACCGCCTGCTATCCATCGTCCCAGAAGCCCGGATCGGAATCGGTCACGGTCAGATGAAGGGTGACGAACTCGAAGAAGTCATGTTGGACTTCGTGAACCATAAGATCGACATTCTGCTCAGCACGACGATCATCGAAAGCGGCGTTGATATTCCCAACGCCAATACGATGTTTATTCATCAAGCCGGCAATTACGGACTGGCAGACATGCATCAGTTGCGCGGTCGGGTAGGAAGATATAAACATCGCGCCTACTGCTACTTGCTGTTGGAAGAAGGCAAGATCCTCACGACCACTTCCGCTAAACGATTGAAGGCAATCGAAGAATACAGCGAATTGGGTGCCGGATTCAAGATCGCCATGCGCGACTTGGAGATTCGAGGTGCGGGCAACATTATCGGGACGGAGCAATCGGGACATATCGCTTCGGTTGGATACGAGTTGTATTGCCAGTTGCTGGAGAATGCTGTTCGGCATATTCGCAACGAACCGGTGCGAGAACATCGTCACGTTAACATCGACCTCCCTGTCTCTGCCTACCTGGAAAACTCTTACATTCCACCTGGTCGCCCGAAGATCGAAGTCTATCGTAAACTATCAATGGTCCAGACTCTTGAGGAACTGGAGCAATTGCAGGAAGAAATTCGTGATCGCTTTGGTCCATTGACGGAAAGTACCCACCGGCTGTTCGAGTTGAAGCATCTTGAAGTCCTGGCACGACAATGGGACATCGGTAGTATCTATTTGGAGCAGAGGTTCGCTGTATTTAAGTACAAGCATGCCATTAAGATAGAACAATTAAAAGAACGACACGGCCGAACATTCCGTGTTGCCGATCGTAACACGGCTTACTGGGTGTTAAGCGATCGGAATCTCACGGAAGAGGCTCTCCTGCAAGAGTTAAAATCGGTGTTGCAGTAA
- a CDS encoding peptidylprolyl isomerase → MTQHSSNIIRHYQTVIGQTFLLIAVLGFAGCETFSKVKVDNPVLGPPPPRLTANDEETPSDAPTVTSLDEHQTDIRLATTSSDIVDKVTEDSQVVATVNGEPIFAADLLEPFQGGLQKAQEAVEQGKFPAEVLEKQKYELMAKSVDGAIERKLLEQGLKKTLKKEQRDMIEVFLDQYFQQEAQRMMAKDGIQTMHEFDEHLKQNGYSLSALRSSFEGRIMAQEYLRAKRGDTPKLTREQLMSHYEKNISEYTNPERVKWQFLLVEYKKHGGRQGAYAVLNKAVQELKEGADFTEVVKKYSDSATRHDGGMWANGDWTTPGSLSDEKVEKALFEMPVGSISSPFESDTEFKLIKVVERQDSTVTPFDKVQNQIETSIVKNGQDEATKKVMDELYETAVIESIFDQKEEVVAPVMSEANPFSTDGF, encoded by the coding sequence GTGACCCAGCATTCATCTAATATAATCCGCCACTACCAAACCGTTATCGGTCAGACTTTTCTGCTGATCGCCGTTTTGGGGTTCGCCGGATGTGAAACGTTTAGCAAAGTCAAGGTCGACAACCCCGTTCTGGGGCCGCCGCCACCTCGACTTACCGCCAACGACGAGGAGACTCCGTCGGACGCTCCCACGGTGACATCGCTAGACGAACATCAAACCGACATTCGTCTCGCTACGACGAGCTCCGATATTGTTGACAAAGTGACCGAGGATTCTCAGGTGGTCGCAACCGTCAACGGAGAACCGATCTTTGCCGCCGATCTACTGGAACCTTTCCAGGGGGGACTTCAGAAAGCTCAAGAAGCCGTAGAGCAAGGAAAGTTTCCAGCGGAAGTTCTCGAAAAGCAAAAATATGAGTTGATGGCGAAAAGCGTTGATGGTGCTATCGAGCGAAAACTGTTGGAACAGGGTTTGAAAAAGACCCTGAAAAAAGAACAGCGAGACATGATCGAAGTCTTCCTGGATCAGTATTTCCAACAGGAAGCTCAACGCATGATGGCGAAAGACGGAATACAGACGATGCACGAATTCGATGAGCATCTTAAACAGAACGGTTATTCATTGTCTGCCCTGCGTAGTAGTTTTGAAGGCCGCATTATGGCTCAGGAATACCTGCGTGCAAAACGGGGCGACACGCCGAAATTGACACGAGAACAACTCATGTCTCATTACGAAAAGAACATCAGCGAATATACCAATCCCGAACGAGTGAAATGGCAATTCCTGTTAGTTGAATACAAGAAACATGGTGGACGCCAAGGGGCTTATGCGGTGTTAAACAAAGCCGTTCAGGAACTTAAAGAAGGTGCCGACTTTACCGAAGTGGTGAAAAAATATTCTGACAGTGCGACTCGTCATGATGGAGGAATGTGGGCCAATGGAGATTGGACGACTCCAGGCAGTTTGAGTGACGAGAAAGTAGAAAAAGCACTCTTTGAAATGCCAGTGGGCAGCATCAGCAGCCCCTTTGAATCAGATACCGAATTCAAATTGATCAAAGTTGTCGAGCGGCAGGATTCCACAGTCACTCCCTTTGATAAGGTCCAAAACCAAATCGAGACATCGATCGTCAAGAATGGCCAGGACGAAGCCACTAAAAAGGTAATGGACGAGTTGTACGAGACTGCTGTAATCGAAAGCATCTTCGACCAAAAGGAAGAAGTCGTTGCTCCGGTTATGAGTGAAGCGAATCCATTTTCCACAGACGGTTTTTAA
- a CDS encoding SMP-30/gluconolactonase/LRE family protein, with protein sequence MSFSVRSFLVLFSLSLGFSSWSFAQAAELPKASDVKTVKLFEVDRYCEGVVFDHSGHGYVSHGDKITKFNINGEHEVWANLGAPNGHKVLADGTHLVCDASMHAVLHLDANGKVLGNASSECNGTPLRGPNDLSLDPEGGFYFTDPGGSDDKKLIGTVHYVDPAGKTHLIDEGLAFPNGIVLTPDRKTLYVGESKKNRILKYDVKNAGEVGKRQVFAKLPTKMGEQIDNQPDGICLDADGNLYVAHFGMKQVQVLNPSGEIVARYAGGNITTSNVAFGGPDWTTIYITGGLGELSGGGGLFKIDLGVKGLVILPPQE encoded by the coding sequence ATGTCATTTTCGGTTCGATCTTTTCTGGTACTGTTTTCGCTGTCTCTCGGTTTTAGCAGCTGGAGTTTCGCCCAAGCTGCGGAATTACCGAAAGCATCCGATGTGAAAACGGTGAAGCTGTTCGAAGTGGATCGGTACTGCGAAGGGGTCGTGTTTGATCATAGTGGGCACGGGTATGTCTCCCATGGGGACAAAATCACCAAATTCAATATCAATGGAGAGCATGAAGTCTGGGCAAACCTGGGGGCTCCGAATGGTCACAAAGTGCTGGCGGACGGAACGCATCTGGTTTGTGACGCGAGTATGCACGCTGTGCTGCACTTGGATGCGAATGGAAAAGTCCTGGGGAATGCTTCCTCTGAATGTAACGGAACACCACTGCGTGGGCCGAATGATTTGTCACTCGATCCTGAAGGCGGATTTTACTTTACAGATCCCGGTGGATCGGATGACAAGAAGCTGATCGGGACGGTTCACTATGTCGATCCGGCCGGTAAGACTCATCTTATTGATGAAGGGCTTGCCTTTCCGAATGGAATTGTGCTGACACCCGATCGGAAAACTCTGTACGTCGGTGAAAGTAAGAAAAATCGTATTCTTAAATACGATGTTAAAAATGCGGGCGAAGTAGGCAAGCGTCAGGTTTTCGCAAAGCTGCCAACCAAGATGGGAGAGCAGATCGATAACCAGCCTGATGGAATCTGTCTCGATGCAGACGGAAACCTTTACGTCGCGCATTTCGGAATGAAGCAGGTACAGGTCTTGAATCCGTCCGGAGAAATTGTCGCCCGATATGCGGGGGGCAACATCACCACCAGCAATGTGGCATTCGGGGGTCCGGACTGGACGACGATATACATCACGGGAGGTTTGGGGGAACTCTCCGGTGGAGGAGGCTTGTTTAAGATCGACCTGGGCGTGAAAGGCCTGGTCATTTTACCTCCACAGGAATAG
- the panB gene encoding 3-methyl-2-oxobutanoate hydroxymethyltransferase, whose protein sequence is MTSNPNAGSPRKKMTLPRFLAQKEKGKKITMVTAYDYLWAQLFDEAGVDSILVGDSLGMVVQGRQSTVPVTLDQIIYHGEMVVRAVKNALVIVDMPFMSYEVSPQEAIRNAGRILKETGATAVKLEGGESQAETIRALARSELAVMAHVGMKPQSHQLLGGMGRIQRNEAQLIADAKAAEEAGAFGIVLELIPADLAQKVTDAISIPTIGIGAGPHCDGQVLVSPDMLGLTPGFQPRFLKHFANLRDAAIDGTRSFIDEVESGQYPDASHSHE, encoded by the coding sequence ATGACTTCCAACCCGAATGCCGGTTCTCCCCGCAAAAAAATGACTCTGCCCCGTTTTCTGGCCCAAAAAGAAAAGGGAAAGAAAATCACTATGGTCACGGCCTACGATTATCTGTGGGCTCAGTTGTTCGACGAAGCAGGTGTCGACAGTATTCTAGTCGGTGATTCTCTGGGAATGGTTGTCCAAGGAAGACAATCGACCGTCCCCGTCACACTCGATCAAATCATCTATCATGGAGAAATGGTCGTTCGAGCAGTCAAAAACGCCCTCGTCATCGTCGACATGCCCTTCATGTCATACGAAGTCTCCCCTCAGGAAGCGATTCGAAACGCGGGCCGGATCCTTAAAGAAACGGGAGCGACCGCAGTCAAACTCGAAGGGGGTGAATCGCAGGCCGAAACCATCCGAGCCCTGGCCCGCTCGGAGCTGGCCGTCATGGCGCACGTGGGGATGAAACCGCAGTCGCACCAACTGCTGGGGGGGATGGGACGAATTCAACGAAATGAAGCTCAGCTGATCGCGGATGCTAAGGCCGCCGAGGAGGCCGGGGCCTTCGGAATCGTACTGGAACTGATCCCCGCCGATCTCGCCCAGAAAGTCACAGATGCGATTTCCATTCCGACGATTGGAATTGGAGCCGGGCCCCACTGCGATGGGCAGGTTCTCGTCAGTCCTGATATGCTCGGGCTGACTCCCGGTTTCCAGCCTCGTTTTCTCAAACATTTTGCGAACTTACGTGACGCCGCGATCGACGGGACACGTAGCTTCATCGACGAGGTCGAATCGGGACAGTATCCCGACGCCAGCCACAGCCACGAGTAA
- the folE gene encoding GTP cyclohydrolase I FolE yields MTTKNDERPLTSTNGDTAINPAPNVDLPRIEKAVREILASVGEDPDREGLLETPARVARMYAEIFSGLHIDPARHLEKVFQEEYDEMVLVKDISFNSTCEHHLLPFLGVAHVGYLPRGKIVGLSKLARVVEEVSRRPQVQERMTHQIADMLSEKLDPKGVIVVIEAEHTCMSIRGIRKPGSSTITSAVRGLFKSNESSRAEAMSLIQHPSR; encoded by the coding sequence ATGACCACCAAGAACGACGAACGTCCTCTCACCTCCACCAATGGTGATACCGCAATAAATCCTGCTCCCAACGTCGATCTCCCTCGCATCGAGAAGGCGGTCCGCGAGATTCTGGCATCTGTCGGTGAGGATCCTGATCGAGAAGGTTTGCTGGAAACTCCGGCGCGTGTCGCTCGGATGTACGCCGAGATCTTCAGCGGTCTGCACATCGATCCAGCACGGCATCTGGAAAAAGTCTTTCAGGAAGAATACGACGAAATGGTGCTCGTGAAGGATATCTCCTTTAATAGTACCTGCGAACACCATCTGCTTCCCTTCCTGGGGGTCGCCCATGTCGGTTATCTGCCGCGTGGGAAGATTGTCGGACTTAGCAAACTGGCACGCGTTGTTGAGGAGGTCTCCCGACGTCCACAGGTCCAGGAAAGAATGACGCATCAGATCGCCGATATGCTTAGTGAAAAGCTCGACCCCAAAGGAGTGATCGTTGTCATCGAGGCCGAACACACCTGTATGTCCATTCGAGGTATTCGCAAACCGGGAAGTTCAACGATTACGAGCGCTGTCCGCGGGTTGTTCAAATCGAATGAATCAAGTCGGGCCGAAGCGATGTCGTTGATTCAACATCCATCACGCTAA
- a CDS encoding anaerobic glycerol-3-phosphate dehydrogenase subunit C, with the protein MDEERRGIYEDLSSLIEGDIRCDASSRAIYSADASLYAIDPLAIVAPKHSDDVVALARYAHSKNYSLTPRGAGTGTTGSCLGSGIIVDFSRYMNQIEWIDEETVRVQPGITRARLNQELAKSGRYFAPDPANADVTTIGGMLGVNSAGSRSVHIGTTRDHVHSIELVTSTGHRFEAGLESLRILTSLPPQTSHVPLVNGITSTEDPVLEQNYKRTLVSKLAKLLEDNEELIYAKQPSMLRNTCGYIVRKVLLEGRVNLPRLLVGSEGTLGMFTAATLHTTPLPEFRGIALILFGQTQAAIQAMQAITPLRPSACDLLDRRLISLAREADDKFAQLITPAAEAAMLVEVTGLNEADVKRRLQSMLQKVRSLQIKAVFASESYDREDVEFLWSLPRRVVPHLSRLGGVERPVPFVEDVAVSPDRLGDFLSDAQKVFQKHQVTASLYTHAASGQVHFRPFLPTPTQQTGHKLEAIARDLYQIVFRYEGTISGEHGDGLSRTAFIRSQYGDLYRVFQQVKDLFDPHNLMNPGKIISDDPHLTTRYLRPSLPPEPQYVKLQVEWTPQELFNETSACNGCGSCKSTAVDLRMCPFNKRENTEENSPRAKANLLRTFLTRRELAHRWSEEEIREVTDSCFNCKQCQLECPSNVDIPYMVLELKANYVATHGLKQPDWVLSRAHSFGSLGCSTFFLANRLIGNRLSRWFIEKIVGISRYRKLPYFARRTFVKGPGRAYRKLPPRSGNNVPVVYFMGDYANHHDHQLARAFIAILEHHDIQIHIPPHQASSGMAMISAGDFVAARDVATTNIRELVELAREDYRIVCTEPASAIALKQEYPRLVDHPDVQIVADQVIEAGAFLEELHLQGKLKTDFKPLPHRLGYHTPCHLKALGKGTPLMRLLELIPELEMIPIEEGCSGMAGTFGMARDTFDQSLEIGHRLIERMQNPDFDFGTTECASCKMQMEQGTTMPTLHPLKILALAYGLLPEVEAKLRPNNQRLIVS; encoded by the coding sequence GTGGACGAAGAACGTCGTGGTATCTACGAAGACCTTTCGAGCTTAATCGAAGGGGACATCCGCTGTGATGCCAGTTCACGAGCAATTTACAGTGCCGATGCGAGCCTGTACGCCATCGACCCTCTGGCCATCGTCGCCCCGAAACATAGTGACGACGTTGTCGCTCTGGCGCGGTATGCCCATTCCAAGAATTATTCGCTGACACCGCGAGGCGCTGGAACGGGAACGACAGGTAGCTGTCTCGGCAGTGGAATCATCGTCGATTTTTCCCGCTATATGAATCAGATCGAATGGATCGATGAAGAGACGGTACGTGTCCAGCCTGGAATAACCCGGGCACGGTTAAACCAGGAACTGGCCAAATCGGGACGTTACTTTGCTCCTGATCCTGCGAATGCGGATGTCACTACGATTGGAGGGATGCTGGGCGTCAATTCCGCCGGTTCCCGCTCCGTTCATATCGGTACTACCCGCGACCATGTCCACAGTATTGAACTCGTCACCAGCACAGGTCATCGATTCGAAGCCGGGCTGGAGTCGCTACGAATTCTGACTTCTCTTCCGCCTCAGACGTCCCATGTACCGCTGGTGAATGGAATCACATCAACCGAGGATCCTGTTCTCGAACAGAACTACAAACGAACGCTAGTCAGTAAACTCGCCAAACTTCTCGAAGACAATGAAGAGCTGATCTACGCCAAACAACCTTCGATGTTGAGAAACACTTGCGGCTACATCGTTCGAAAAGTGCTTCTTGAAGGCCGAGTCAATCTTCCCCGATTGCTGGTCGGCTCTGAGGGAACGTTGGGAATGTTCACCGCCGCAACATTGCATACGACTCCTCTTCCCGAGTTCCGCGGCATCGCTCTGATTCTATTCGGTCAAACTCAAGCGGCGATCCAGGCAATGCAGGCAATCACCCCACTGCGTCCTTCTGCCTGCGATTTGCTCGACCGTCGATTAATCTCTCTGGCTCGCGAAGCCGACGATAAATTTGCCCAGTTAATCACGCCTGCCGCAGAAGCAGCAATGTTGGTAGAAGTGACCGGGTTAAACGAAGCCGACGTAAAAAGACGTCTGCAGAGTATGTTACAAAAAGTGCGTAGCCTGCAGATTAAAGCGGTCTTCGCTTCTGAATCCTACGACCGCGAAGACGTCGAGTTCCTGTGGTCATTGCCACGTCGCGTTGTTCCGCATCTTTCCCGTTTAGGTGGAGTCGAACGTCCCGTCCCGTTTGTGGAAGATGTCGCAGTCTCCCCCGATCGGCTGGGCGATTTCCTGAGCGATGCTCAGAAAGTATTCCAGAAGCATCAGGTCACGGCGTCCCTGTATACACATGCCGCGTCCGGCCAGGTTCACTTTCGCCCATTTCTTCCCACACCGACTCAACAAACGGGCCACAAGCTGGAAGCAATTGCACGCGATTTATACCAAATCGTCTTTCGCTATGAGGGAACAATCAGCGGAGAACATGGCGACGGGCTCTCTCGTACTGCTTTCATCCGCTCCCAGTACGGAGATCTTTACCGCGTCTTCCAGCAGGTAAAGGATTTGTTTGATCCACACAATCTGATGAACCCGGGTAAGATCATCAGTGACGATCCGCACTTGACCACACGCTATCTTCGACCTTCGTTACCTCCCGAACCTCAATACGTCAAACTGCAAGTGGAATGGACTCCTCAGGAACTCTTCAACGAAACCTCTGCGTGCAACGGTTGCGGTAGCTGCAAATCGACCGCAGTCGACTTGCGAATGTGTCCATTTAACAAACGGGAAAACACCGAAGAAAACAGCCCTCGCGCCAAAGCCAATCTACTGCGAACTTTCCTTACTCGCCGGGAATTGGCCCACCGCTGGTCGGAAGAAGAAATCCGAGAGGTCACCGACTCCTGCTTCAACTGCAAACAGTGCCAACTGGAATGTCCTTCAAATGTGGACATTCCCTACATGGTGCTGGAACTCAAAGCGAATTACGTGGCAACGCACGGGCTGAAACAACCTGACTGGGTTCTATCCCGCGCCCATTCCTTCGGCAGCCTCGGTTGCTCCACATTTTTCTTGGCGAATCGATTGATTGGGAACCGTCTTTCTCGCTGGTTCATCGAAAAGATCGTGGGCATTTCCCGTTACCGCAAACTTCCGTATTTCGCCCGTAGAACTTTTGTGAAAGGCCCCGGTCGCGCGTATCGTAAATTGCCGCCCCGCTCAGGAAACAATGTTCCCGTAGTTTATTTCATGGGGGACTACGCGAATCATCACGACCATCAACTGGCACGAGCGTTTATCGCAATCCTGGAACATCACGATATCCAAATTCACATCCCACCCCACCAGGCCAGTTCCGGTATGGCCATGATCTCCGCAGGCGACTTTGTCGCTGCTCGCGATGTCGCTACCACCAACATTCGGGAATTGGTCGAACTCGCACGTGAAGATTATCGAATTGTTTGTACAGAGCCGGCGTCCGCCATCGCACTTAAACAGGAATACCCTCGCCTGGTCGATCATCCTGATGTTCAAATCGTCGCTGACCAGGTTATTGAAGCTGGCGCATTCCTGGAAGAACTGCATCTTCAGGGAAAATTGAAAACTGATTTCAAACCGCTCCCCCACCGCCTCGGTTACCACACACCCTGCCATCTCAAAGCCCTCGGCAAAGGAACTCCCCTGATGCGGCTGTTGGAGTTGATACCTGAACTGGAAATGATTCCTATTGAGGAAGGATGTTCCGGAATGGCGGGGACTTTCGGGATGGCCCGGGATACCTTCGATCAATCGCTGGAAATCGGCCACCGGCTCATCGAACGGATGCAAAATCCCGATTTCGATTTCGGCACCACCGAATGTGCCAGTTGTAAAATGCAGATGGAACAGGGAACGACGATGCCGACGTTACACCCTCTGAAAATTCTAGCCCTCGCTTATGGACTGCTCCCTGAAGTCGAAGCGAAACTCCGTCCCAATAATCAGAGACTCATCGTATCATGA
- a CDS encoding MoaD/ThiS family protein, translating to MKVHLTLFAAAQELAGAKTIELDFEQEQINLHELRSALTEKFPAMSALAPHLLFAAGTDYLPPESIITDGDQLVCFPPVSGG from the coding sequence ATGAAAGTCCACCTCACTCTATTTGCCGCCGCGCAGGAGTTAGCCGGAGCGAAAACGATCGAACTTGATTTCGAACAGGAGCAAATCAATCTCCACGAACTTCGCTCTGCCCTCACAGAGAAGTTTCCAGCAATGTCGGCACTCGCCCCTCATCTTCTATTCGCCGCGGGGACGGACTACCTTCCTCCAGAGAGTATCATCACCGACGGCGATCAACTCGTCTGTTTCCCTCCCGTTAGCGGTGGCTAG
- a CDS encoding molybdenum cofactor biosynthesis protein MoaE has translation MHIELTNDVIQTEDVYAYVSSKDAGAVVLFLGTVREMTSGRQTVALDYDAYPEMAQAQMQDLAQEAIDKWPIVNVAIVHRLGHLELGEISVAVAVSTPHRRDAFEAGQYLIDELKVRVPVWKKENWSDGTTEWVHPT, from the coding sequence ATGCACATCGAACTAACTAACGATGTCATCCAAACGGAAGACGTTTACGCTTACGTCTCCTCCAAGGATGCCGGAGCTGTTGTTTTATTTCTGGGTACTGTTCGGGAGATGACGTCCGGACGCCAAACTGTCGCTCTCGATTACGATGCTTACCCAGAGATGGCACAGGCGCAAATGCAGGACCTGGCTCAGGAAGCGATCGACAAATGGCCGATCGTGAATGTTGCTATCGTTCATCGGCTGGGGCATCTCGAACTGGGAGAAATCAGCGTGGCGGTCGCCGTTAGTACGCCACACCGGCGCGATGCATTTGAGGCCGGTCAATATCTGATTGATGAACTGAAAGTTCGCGTTCCTGTTTGGAAGAAGGAAAACTGGAGCGACGGAACGACGGAATGGGTCCACCCTACCTGA